Part of the Mytilus galloprovincialis chromosome 14, xbMytGall1.hap1.1, whole genome shotgun sequence genome is shown below.
tcattaaacTTTGATTAAGAATTTTAGCAAAGTAACCTTGTTGCGTATATCCATAATAATTTACTGTTGAAATAAGTTGTTTAAGAGGTTCCctgataattgtaaataaaaaagtatcaTTTGGAAAGGTATTTTGAAATGCGCCCTCGTTGTAGACCACATGGTTGCATAGTAAGTCGTATTCATCCTCTTCTCTTTTTGGAATGATATTTTCATAGGATATTGTTTCTCCTGGTGTTCCGATGTAGTTAAATCTGTATTGGTCTATCTTCTTCAAAGGCATAACGAACGTCAAGTTACGGAAATAACCGAAACGCTGCATGATACTCATGATAGTCGAACTTGCTGTTTTGTGCGTTTTTAAAAAAGCAACATGAGTCATTGGACTCgaacaaacattttttgttgcTGTCTGCTTGGTATGCATATCATGTGTTACGTCATGCCGTTCTAGATTGAAAATGCGTTCCTTAATTTGAGTTTTATTTATTGATTCATTCAACTTTGCGATTCTTTTCGATTTTGCATCTAAATTTAGATTAGTCAAATGAATGCCCTCTTTATGACTTCGTAGTTGCTTTTCAACAGCTTCAGAGTACTCGACCATTTGTTGTCCCATGTCATAAGATATTCGGCGCTCCAATACATCTCGTCTATAATCAAAATTGTTAGTGCGAGATGTGTATTGTATGACCACAATTAAGGAAcccagaaaaaaacaacaaataatcagtctgaaaaaaataaaataaaataaaaaataacattggTTAACAGCTTcatgaaatttcaaacaaaaggaAAGGGCATCAAATTTTAtcaaggatgttcgcttgtcatgttttagaatttttgtcagattttcggaatcctctagttttCTCCATTTGGATGCCTCAAAAAAATTGCCCATTGaccctcatttttctttttacaaatcttTAATTAACTaaaagccatctgtaaaagtcttataaagcTTTTGTTATTTTCTAATAGATTTTGAGACCTTAAACATGTCGATGATAAAGCTAcgaaaatcaagagagaacattttcccgacaaatatcaatgactaatatctcgaaaacaagaacattgacctatattatttgttttgctcttt
Proteins encoded:
- the LOC143058073 gene encoding galactose-3-O-sulfotransferase 2-like isoform X2; protein product: MKTSTMQVRLIICCFFLGSLIVVIQYTSRTNNFDYRRDVLERRISYDMGQQMVEYSEAVEKQLRSHKEGIHLTNLNLDAKSKRIAKLNESINKTQIKERIFNLERHDVTHDMHTKQTATKNVCSSPMTHVAFLKTHKTASSTIMSIMQRFGYFRNLTFVMPLKKIDQYRFNYIGTPGETISYENIIPKREEDEYDLLCNHVVYNEGAFQNTFPNDTFLFTIIREPLKQLISTVNYYGYTQQGYFAKILNQSLMNPMSDYLKSPWKFEPSNPHYSVTNNKMSIDLGLPVSQIRNGSFIKSYMERLNTKFELVLLQEYFDESLILFKRFTCWSFKDMIYMSKNIWPLHQNLNLSADDIDNHRKWNVADYALYETFYKIFWTKVLKEKDFFDEVYHFRRILQKVNIHCSNDKQSKSLTIFDSKWSPGFILTPDDCIFLKMNEKQFITVIHKRMMSRAYPNGNNPFEQTTIEDDLAHLFQ